Below is a genomic region from Culicoides brevitarsis isolate CSIRO-B50_1 chromosome 2, AGI_CSIRO_Cbre_v1, whole genome shotgun sequence.
ttttttgaaaaattattattgaatttaaaaatttatttattttaaggcgaataaatttaatattttcaaaaattcgagggggggggggggggaaataaaaaaaaaaatatttttgaatattttgtttgtaattttttaacgtttttagacgttaaacgttgattctttacatttatttaattttagtttatattattttaaatttgaaattaaaagtaaagaaaaatcaacataaattatttttcacgtgactttcaaaaaaatgttttaagcaaatttaattaattaagcaaatttctttagttttttgtataattttaccataaacagtaatttttcatgattttttaatataaaaattccaaaatatgtcaaaaatatttgtattttatatttaatttttatttttccccctgaattttttcgacaaaatccgaggggggggagacaaaaaattgatatttttatttgaaaaaaaataatttttgaccttttatgaatatttttattttttacattaaaatttgaaaattttaatctaattttagaaaatttttagataaaaaaatctttttaaaaaatataaatagttttaatcaaatataataatttttttttttaaaatattgtttcatATAATAGgtatattacaaaatttaaataattttcaacctttcataaatatttttttattttttcaacattataaaattttagttttgaaaaaaattcaactttaaaaaaatactgaattttgatacaaaaaattttgtaaaaaatatttttagtaaaaaaaatttataaaaaatactgaattcgatacaaaattttttcaaaattatttttttttaagaaattttacgacagaaaattttctaaaaattttaattttttatgaaattaaaaaaaaacttatattccttaaaattttcagatttaaaaaaaaactcataattaCCTCTAAAGCAGAAAGAATAATGCACGGATGCTGCAAATAAACAATAGTCGATTCGTCAGAGTAACCACCGCATGGAAAGCGGTTCAGTTGTTCGATATCAGCGGctgcaaaacaaaatttcattcatcaaaaactcattttaattcttttttttacaattttctcacCTTTTAGCCCAGACACTAACACACGAAACGGATATTTGTGGCTTTacatggaaaaaaacaaacaaaaaattagtatttttttaacaccaACATGCAACTTGATTTAGagtctttgttaaaaaaacaacaagaaggtacgaaaaaaaaaatttcccatattTAATACTAAATGATggaagaaaaacataaaatatgataataatgacataaaaattattattcggaCTAAACCATTCGCTTTCTCGCATCATCATCgtatgcgacgacgacgacgagtgtATTTATTCATGACAATCAATGCAaccaaataacaacaatagcaacaagaaaaataaagcagCTGTTAGTTACTCACCTATAGGAAGATAAATTTCCTCGTATCAGAATATATGGCATTGAATATCAGTtctggaaagaaaaaaagatggaaacatttgtaattattttgtttttttgaacatttttgaatgattttatgagaaaaaagttttctaggtttttagttttcatttaatttttttttaaactttaatttttttttaatttatgaaattaatttgattttagtaagacgatttttgtaaaattgatttttatttaaaggtccttgttcatttttaataaaaattacgtttttaatttaattttttttttcaaataatttttttttataagtttcataacaaaaatttaaaaaaattgacataaaaaccttaaaatttatcttctaAACTTtctttaattgtaattttgtgagaaaatgtcacaataatttttaaaattgttcaaaattttattttttttaaatatttaaacaaactaaaattaaaaataaaaaaaaaaattttaattttttttaataaatatttataaaaaatataaatatttatgagaaataaaaaaaaaaataaataaataataaatatgtaaaaaatatttagatttaaaaaaatttttttattttatttttttcataaaaattttaattttcataaaatttttataaaagagacaactattaaaatttagaaaaaaataaaactaatgactaaaatttttaatttaatttaatattttttatcgatttgaatttttttttgcaatattggagatgaaataaatttgaataaaataaaaataaaatttaataaaaatataatttgattaaaataaaattaaatttaattaaaaataaattaaatttaatacatttttatttcataaacttattttaaaaatttcattggtcaattttctcgtaaaatcGCACTTTACTGTTGAGGTCAtggtaaaaattctaattttctatttttttcaatagcaaaaactttcattcatttattaacCTTGCCCTCTTTCAAGGCaacattttctcacaaaatcacatttttatatttttttttgtatgttttgacGCACTTTTAATCCCCTTCTTCTcacttaaacaaaaaatttcgtgtaaaaatccccaaaaaggacaactttttatgtttatatttttttttatttgtcgacACGACGTCGATTCTCTGTCAATTGTCATTTGATACTAGATTTCTGCTACCTGTTCCTCCAGTTGTCTACATTCCATTCCCTCCCCATGTTCGTCGAGCATCGACACAAATGTTAAAGTTCATGACATAATACgacgacactttttttttccgtgTGAATCGATAAATTGTGGCATTGTATAACGCATAATTGGACTCAGTGTCACGTAATTtgtctattaaattaaaaaattgtgagtcATCTGCGTGAAAATTTCACCGATTTGacgaatttttgtcatttctcgGGGAAAAACGATCGAAAAGTGGACAAACCGTTAATTATTTATCGGAGTAAACAACGATTTGTATGCAAGTTAGTCGTTTACGAGACTCACGAACGGATTTTCATTCATACTTTCGCTGCGAGGTGCCATAAAAATGTGAACGACATCCGAAAATTACACGTTTTCCTTTGGATTTCAGGTGAAAATGGGAGAAAATCGATAAGCAACACGCATTAATTAGCTTTTAATGGGCATTGCGAGTACTTTACGTGACGACAACAACAGCTAAACACACCGTTGGGTGTTGTTTACGACAATTGAATCCACACTGTGTGAGATGACGACACTTTCTTGTTAAcacattcatcaaaaaaaattttttttttttcaaagtgatttttttgcgtCTCATTTTTCCTCATATTCGGTCGAAAAACGcattttttacggatttttatacttttttaatggCTCCAAAGGTAATTTATGCCTTTTTACGTCTCCTACGTTACACAAGCGACGTACAGTAAAATGGAGTCTAATGAGCCGAAACTTGTTTTTCGCATTTCTCGAGCTCCAGCTGACACTTTTTGCATTACCTGATCGTTTAATTACTGCAACATGCTATGATTTCACGAACAAATGCCGAAATTGTCACTTTTGGCAAgtatttgatggaaaaattcaacttttaatacGGGATTGCTTGATGACCGACACTCGcacttgttaatttttgggCACGAATTGCCGAGTAGGTTGAATGAGGCACAATTTGACGCGAGGCAAGGGACTATGTCGCAATCTGTGaggattaaaataaagaatttcagtcaaaaaagttaaatttttaatgaaatttgaagaattttggaaatttcttACCTGAAATCGAGACTCAAGGCtagttttgaacaattttcatcaaaaacttcaaGTGACATCGCCCGAAAGAGCTTAAAACTGAAGTTGCcggttgaaaaaaatgagttttcgtAAATATCGAACGCCTTTGCCTTCATTTCCGAAGTTTTTGCCTGTCACAGAGATCCCAAGTGAGCCAAAATACAAAGGAAAGCTCTCAGAATCATCAGTTTTGGTCACAAATCCTGAAGAAGCGCAAGAATTACATGAAAATGGATGCTTCGGAGTTAGTAATCGTTTCCAGAAACAATTCGTGAACGAAAGATTTTACGAAATTCGTGACGGATTTGCATCGGAAGAGGAAAATTCTGAAGAAAATACCATTTTAGGGCGTTGTGAATTGACGGAGGACTTGAAATTATTTCCAGAAGAGgcctttttcttgcatttttcgttaaaagtgCTTCGAATATTCGATGAAAATGATCGTGAGATGACTTCAGAagagattttgatgaaatttatcgAAGCCAAAAGAAATTTCGTAACAAATTTCGTGGCATATCAATATTGCAGAGCGAAAAATTGGGTTGTGAAAGATGGAACAAACTTCGGAAGTGACttttgtaagtaaatttttcgatttttcaaatttttagattaaatttttcccatttttagtACTTTACCAACTTGGGCCTCAATATTTTCACTCACAATTTACGGTTAAAGTCCGAAATACGCTCGATACCGAGgacaaatttccttcaaaacaaTTTCTCGGATGGTATCGCATCTCAGAGACGAGTAAAAAGGAGTGTCTCGTCATCGAAGTTGTTCCTCCAAGTGCAAATTCAATGGATCTTCTCACTCGATTGCGTGATTTTCGCGTTCGATTACTCACCTTTAAGCGTTTCAACCTGTGGAAAGGCACCAAAAGCGTCTCAACGTAATTTTCTATTCGTTTAATCGCCaaataaaatctctttttcTAACATTATGACTACTTATGGATCTACGGCAGCGGCTTTCCCGgattatttttcatccattCTTTCTGTTTCTTCGTGATTCCCGTTCTTCGGAATTCGGCGCGTTCCGCGAGGTAAATTTCCGTGCATTCCTTCTTCAATTCCTCGTCGGCATACCatttaatttgacatttttttaggttttcgtTCTGTTTTTGGCACGAATACCACATCATGAGGCCCTTTTCCTTGCAGCAATTCTCGAATTCCTTCACTTCCTCAGGGCATTTGTAGAGTTTTGTGCGTTCGCGTATGATTTTCGGGATGCAAACTTCAAGTTCGACCTTTCGCAGCGATCTGTCGTCGGGATCGCCCAAGCCATGAGGACCTCCGGTGTTGTTATGAACCATTTTTGGATGCTAAAAATCTTTGCTTTTGGAAACAGCTGACGGATTTGACGGAGGATAGTCGAAATGTGACATCCGTTTTGactttatcactttcattcgtctcaaaaatgctaaaaaatcaaaacaaaaatatttttatcggaAGGAAAATGGATTTAAGCTTACCTTATTGTCGATTTTGCTTGTCAAACCTTGAAAAAGTCACAGAATTCGTGGATATCCAACAATATTCGGACCTCGTTGATAAAATCATTCAGATTTTTCACTTCAATCCTGTggaaatagataaaaatccatcaattttGTGTCTTGAATGCCATTCTCGAGTACTATCCACCGCCGCGTTCAtcgaaaatgtacaaaaaaatcaaaaagtaataGAGGAAAGTCTCGAACGGAGTGAAAATGTGTTCGTCAAACAAGATCCTGAGCTCCAAATGGATGTTGAATACTTAGAAGAAGCATTTGAAACGAGTTCCGAGTCTTTCATCTGCCACTTgtgtgaagaaaatttctcttcgaagcaatttttgaaGCAACACATGGACGAAGAACACTTGGAAACTtccaaaaaacatcaaaaagttCCTGAAATCGACAAATATCTCATTTGTGAGCTTTGTGACGCGCAAAATTTCCCAACTTTTAGTCAAATGTCGGATCATTATCAAGCCAAACACGGGATTCGAGGGTACGTTCGTTGCTGTAACAAGCAATTCTTCACAAAGAAGTCTGTAGTCAATCATAACGAAGTTCATTTGAATCCTGTCGACTTTATGtgcaaaatttgtcagaaattaTTGCCGGATAAATACACTTTAAGAGATCATGAATTGAGACACAATCCTGACGAAgcgaaaaaattcgaatgcGATCATtgccacaaaaaatttcatgtccaAAAG
It encodes:
- the LOC134832371 gene encoding tRNA-splicing endonuclease subunit Sen2, with translation MSFRKYRTPLPSFPKFLPVTEIPSEPKYKGKLSESSVLVTNPEEAQELHENGCFGVSNRFQKQFVNERFYEIRDGFASEEENSEENTILGRCELTEDLKLFPEEAFFLHFSLKVLRIFDENDREMTSEEILMKFIEAKRNFVTNFVAYQYCRAKNWVVKDGTNFGSDFLLYQLGPQYFHSQFTVKVRNTLDTEDKFPSKQFLGWYRISETSKKECLVIEVVPPSANSMDLLTRLRDFRVRLLTFKRFNLWKGTKSVST
- the LOC134832375 gene encoding COX assembly mitochondrial protein homolog, with the translated sequence MVHNNTGGPHGLGDPDDRSLRKVELEVCIPKIIRERTKLYKCPEEVKEFENCCKEKGLMMWYSCQKQNENLKKCQIKWYADEELKKECTEIYLAERAEFRRTGITKKQKEWMKNNPGKPLP
- the LOC134832370 gene encoding zinc finger protein OZF-like; translation: MDLSLPYCRFCLSNLEKVTEFVDIQQYSDLVDKIIQIFHFNPVEIDKNPSILCLECHSRVLSTAAFIENVQKNQKVIEESLERSENVFVKQDPELQMDVEYLEEAFETSSESFICHLCEENFSSKQFLKQHMDEEHLETSKKHQKVPEIDKYLICELCDAQNFPTFSQMSDHYQAKHGIRGYVRCCNKQFFTKKSVVNHNEVHLNPVDFMCKICQKLLPDKYTLRDHELRHNPDEAKKFECDHCHKKFHVQKDLADHINRLHRTKTEPEKRQNCKLCEKSFVSKYSLMTHNRRFHMDLEKPICETCGKECLSKADLTAHIKARHTKSVRHKCDICGIFVKYLQKHKQIHVESKLHLKCDICGLETTTHKYLRLHMKIHSGEKPYTCSTCNASFKRKNTFEDHMSIHNGIPRHFCNFCGRSFNNSGNKSRHIKRRHSQQMAEMKKKMKGIKEKGPSFGPRREVLKKIN